In Rhodocyclaceae bacterium, the sequence TCGTTCTCGATCCGTACATCGCCATCGACCGGCTCGCCGAGGAAGCGATGGCGCGGTACCGCGCCGAGGCGATTGTTCACCGCCACAACACCCCGATCGAGCGGCGCACGGTGGCGCAGGATCTCGCCGTTGTAGTCGACGCGGGTGTTTGCCGAGACCTTCCACGTGAAGGCTGGCGCGACCAGCCAGCGCCGTGTCTGCACATAGTCGCGGAAGCTGTCCCTGTCCTCCAGCGCGACGTTCAGGCGATAGGCGACGCTCTCTCCCAGTGGCCCGGTGGAATCGAGCGCCGTGCGGTAGAAATCGTAGCTGCCGACATAGCCTTCGATCGAATGTGCGGGCTTCCAGAGGGGACGCTTGGTCACGATGTTCAGGGTGCCGCCGGGTTCGCTGGTGCCGTACAGCGAAGCCGCCGGTCCTTTCAGGAACTCGATGCGCTCCACATTGGCCGTATCGCGCGGCGCATTGAAGCCGCGGTTGCTCGAGAACCCGTTGAGCAGGAGCGGCATGCCGTTGTTCACGTCGCCAGCCAGCCCGCGGATGGCGATGTTGTCCCAGAGCCCCCCGAAACTGTTCTGGCGCGATACGCCGCCGACGAAATCGAGGGTGTCGTCGATGCGCGTGGCTCCCAGGTCATCGAGCGTCTGGCGCGACATCACGCGCACCGCCTGCGGCAGTTCGCGCAGCGGCAGGTCGGTGCGTGCACCGCTGGCTTCCTCGGAATGGTAAGCCCCCGACTGCCGGCGGCCCACGACTTCGATAGCGGGCAATTCCCTGCTGGCGGCAGGGGCGACCGTCGGTGCGGCCGTCGCGGCAGCCACCGCTGGCGGCGCAGATGCGGTGGCAGGCTGCGCTGGCGACTGTGCGAAGGCAGGCGTGGCCCACACGCTGGTCAGCGCCAGCGCGAGCACGGTGGGGCGAAGCGATGAGCGAGTCGAATGTGTCACAGGTACGGTCTCCCGGGAATGACGGCAAGCAAAGCCCCAGTCCCCTGCCGCGACAGGGGATGAGTCAGACAGGTGTGGTGCCAGGGGGGCGCCCCTGCCCGCCCCGGTATGCAGTCGTCGAGCCGGACAGCTACTCCGGACCGTGCTCCAGCGCGAAGGAAAGCGTGGCGTGCAGACCGTTCTTCGTGGCCTTTGCAGGGTCTTCGGGCGGCGCGTCGTAGCTCGCAGCGATGACGTTCAGGCCCTGGTTGCGCACGCGGAAGGTGAACAGCCCGTCCTTGCCGGTGATCGCAGGCTTCGCCTCTGGGTCGTTCACGTAGTCACGAATCACGCTCGCGCCAGCCACCGGCCTGCCATTGAACAGCACGCGTACGGTCATCTGCTCGTTGAGGTGCTGCGGCAATGTCGGCTTGACGGGCACCACCTGCAGCACCTGTCCGGGGATGGGCCCGAGCGGCGACTTCATGGGCCCGGTCAGGCGCACTGCATACTTGATGTAGCGACCGCTTTCCTTCGCATCGGGCACCTCGTCCCGGCCCTTGTTCACCCATTTGCCGTCTGCCTGCCGGCTCCAGAAGCCGTTGTCGAGCACCAGCGCAAGCACGGACGGCTTCGCAGCAAGGTCGAACAGCACGAGGTGGTCGGTCTTGCGCAGGCCTGACTTGACCGCCGCTCCCGAGGCGTCGAACGCGGACACCTCGCGGATGCGCTCGAAGCGCCGGATCATGTCCAGGTCTTCGGCGCCGTGGCCGTACACCACCGCCATCTCGCCAGAGCGCTGCGCCATCCATACGCCGTGGGCACAGGCCTGCCCGATCGAAACAGCCATCAGCAGCGCAGTGATTGCGCCAATCGCTCTACTTCCCATCGCCCCCCCGCAAGTGCCAGGCATGCGCGAAGGATTCGCGCATCCTGCAACTGAGTGGCGATTATAGGAAAGCCGATCTACAAAGGCAAACCGATTGCATAAGGGTTATGCATGAGGGTCGAAAAGCGGTCAGGGCTGTAGCGGCCTGCGGTCGTTCAGCGCAAGCCACCCGCGCACGATGCGGTAGGTCGCCCAGATGCCCAGTGCGAACAGGCCTATCGCCCAGGTCGCGAAGCCGATCAGCACGATCGTGAGCGGCAGCGACACCATCACGACCAGCAGCGCCCACAGTGCCGCGTACCAGAAGGTACGGATCTGCCAGCGGAAATGCGATTCGAGCCAGGTCCCGGCGACGTCGCCCCGCTTCACGTAATTGATGACCACGGCGATGATCGATGGCCAGCCGAACAGGAACGCGCCGATGAGGGTGGCAGC encodes:
- a CDS encoding DUF4198 domain-containing protein, which translates into the protein MAVSIGQACAHGVWMAQRSGEMAVVYGHGAEDLDMIRRFERIREVSAFDASGAAVKSGLRKTDHLVLFDLAAKPSVLALVLDNGFWSRQADGKWVNKGRDEVPDAKESGRYIKYAVRLTGPMKSPLGPIPGQVLQVVPVKPTLPQHLNEQMTVRVLFNGRPVAGASVIRDYVNDPEAKPAITGKDGLFTFRVRNQGLNVIAASYDAPPEDPAKATKNGLHATLSFALEHGPE